One Solanum lycopersicum chromosome 4, SLM_r2.1 DNA window includes the following coding sequences:
- the SGS3 gene encoding protein SUPPRESSOR OF GENE SILENCING 3 isoform X1: MSFSKWGGKPSNSSEKQKASSTPTVEEINRGVGDIGLNSEQNEGWEVYARKPKNKGGSSAGKQWAPQNPSPKAWGNQNTKAWGHPDVGKKSGTRNNAGSGRGSGNNWSTPSDPQKLARPHLYDGGFPSSAPVPPALKNGWDWSSRVASAHPKDNSQVAAAADDDKASEHDAEDNELDFLDESDDDLHSDDFDSDVGEMSYETRKKNPWFNQLFHSLDSLTVTEINEPERQWHCPACKGGPGAIEWFTGLQSLMTHAKTKGLRVKIHRELAELLEEELRQRGTSVVPPGEVYGRWGGMEFKDKEIVWPPMVIIMNTRLDKDENDKWIGMGNQELLEYFSSYAAVKARHSYGPQGHRGMSLLIFEASAVGYIEADRLSEHFSENGRNRDAWERRSARFYPGGKRLLYGYMADKKDIDNFNQHSAGKSKLKFEMRSYKEAVWNPAKQMREDNQQLIWFKNKAAKHQMQAKALEESLSLVSEKHRQTLEENKIVRLKTKMHHEQIKEEMEFQEQFFKDQIKIIHDARTAREDNFEKTQQEQREMVKQSNANTASVEDHRVRAEKVAKFIKLQDKEMEEFVEERENLMRTHDDRIAALRRKYWEEEVELERKFDLELSKLMEKYSPKQSDEVNSSGTM, translated from the exons ATGAGTTTCAGCAAATGGGGTGGGAAGCCTTCAAATTCATCAGAAAAGCAGAAAGCTTCCTCTACACCAACAGTTGAGGAGATAAATCGAGGTGTTGGAGATATTGGTTTGAACTCTGAACAGAATGAAGGATGGGAAGTGTATGCTAGGAAGCCCAAGAACAAGGGTGGAAGCAGTGCTGGGAAGCAATGGGCTCCTCAGAATCCTAGTCCAAAAGCTTGGGGAAACCAGAATACTAAAGCTTGGGGTCATCCAGATGTTGGTAAGAAATCGGGAACGCGTAACAATGCTGGATCAGGGCGGGGTTCTGGAAATAACTGGTCTACACCTAGTGATCCTCAAAAACTTGCAAGGCCGCATCTATATGATGGAGGTTTCCCATCATCTGCTCCAGTTCCTCCTGCTCTGAAGAATGGTTGGGATTGGTCTTCTAGAGTAGCCTCAGCTCATCCCAAGGATAATTCCCAggttgctgctgctgctgatGATGATAAGGCCAGTGAACATGATGCTGAGGATAATGAATTGGATTTTCTTGATGAAAGTGATGATGACCTTCACAGTGATGACTTTGATTCAGATGTGGGTGAAATGAGTTATGAGACACGCAAGAAAAATCCTTGGTTCAATCAACTTTTTCACTCTCTTGACAGTTTGACTGTCACTGAGATCAATGAGCCTGAACGACAGTGGCACTGCCCTGCATGCAAAGGTGGTCCAGGCGCAATTGAATGGTTTACAGGGTTGCAATCATTGATGACCCATGCAAAAACGAAAGGATTAAGGGTTAAAATACACAGAGAACTTGCTGAACTTTTGGAGGAAGAGCTTCGTCAGAGAGGTACTTCTGTTGTACCTCCAGGTGAAGTGTATGGAAGATGGGGTGGCATGGAATTTAAAGATAAAGAAATTGTGTGGCCACCAATGGTGATTATCATGAACACAAGGCTTGATAAAGATGAAAACGATAAG TGGATTGGAATGGGGAATCAGGAGCTGCTTGAGTATTTTAGCTCTTATGCTGCTGTCAAGGCTCGACATTCATACGGTCCACAAGGCCATCGTGGCATGAGTTTGTTGATTTTTGAGGCCTCTGCAGTGGGATACATTGAGGCTGATCGTCTCAGTGAGCATTTTTCTGAAAATGGAAGAAATAGAGATGCATGGGAACGTCGTTCAGCCCGCTTTTATCCTGGGGGGAAACGTCTGCTCTATGGTTACATGGCAGATAAAAAAGACATAGATAACTTCAATCAGCATTCAGCTG GGAAATCAAAGTTGAAGTTTGAGATGCGGTCATACAAAGAAGCTGTTTGGAATCCAGCCAAACAGATGAGGGAAGATAATCAACAACTAATATGGTTCAAGAACAAAGCTGCTAAACACCAAATGCAGGCTAAAGCTCTTGAAGAGTCTCTCAGTTTGGTGAGTGAAAAACACCGTCAGACATTGGAAGAGAACAAGATAGTCAGATTGAAAACAAAGATGCACCATGAACAGATCAAGGAAGAG ATGGAGTTTCAAGAACAGTTCTTCAAGGATCAGATCAAAATAATTCATGATGCCAGGACTGCCAGGGAGGACAATTTTGAAAAGACACAGCAGGAGCAGCGTGAGATGGTTAAACAATCTAATGCCAATACTGCCTCGGTTGAGGATCATCGGGTCAG GGCAGAGAAAGTTGCCAAATTTATCAAACTCCAGGACAAGGAAATGGAGGAGTTTGTGGAAGAGAGGGAGAATCTGATGCGAACTCATGACGATAGGATAGCTGCATTGAGACGCAAATACTGGGAAGAGGAGGTTGAACTTGAAAGGAAATTTGACCTTGAACTGTCTAAACTGATGGAGAAGTACTCTCCGAAGCAATCAGATGAGGTCAATAGCAGTGGCACCATGTGA
- the SGS3 gene encoding protein SUPPRESSOR OF GENE SILENCING 3 (The RefSeq protein has 1 substitution compared to this genomic sequence), with product MSFSKWGGKPSNSSEKQKASSTPTVEEINRGVGDIGLNSEQNEGWEVYARKPKNKGGSSAGKQWAPQNPSPKAWGNQNTKAWGHPDVGKKSGTRNNAGSGRGSGNNWSTPSDPQKLARPHLYDGGFPSSAPVPPALKNGWDWSSRVASAHPKDNSQVAAAADDDKASEHDAEDNELDFLDESDDDLHSDDFDSDVGEMSYETRKKNPWFNQLFHSLDSLTVTEINEPERQWHCPACKGGPGAIEWFTGLQSLMTHAKTKGLRVKIHRELAELLEEDLRQRGTSVVPPGEVYGRWGGMEFKDKEIVWPPMVIIMNTRLDKDENDKWIGMGNQELLEYFSSYAAVKARHSYGPQGHRGMSLLIFEASAVGYIEADRLSEHFSENGRNRDAWERRSARFYPGGKRLLYGYMADKKDIDNFNQHSAGKSKLKFEMRSYKEAVWNPAKQMREDNQQLIWFKNKAAKHQMQAKALEESLSLVSEKHRQTLEENKIVRLKTKMHHEQIKEEMEFQEQFFKDQIKIIHDARTAREDNFEKTQQEQREMVKQSNANTASVEDHRVRAEKVAKFIKLQDKEMEEFVEERENLMRTHDDRIAALRRKYWEEEVELERKFDLELSKLMEKYSPKQSDEVNSSGTM from the exons ATGAGTTTCAGCAAATGGGGTGGGAAGCCTTCAAATTCATCAGAAAAGCAGAAAGCTTCCTCTACACCAACAGTTGAGGAGATAAATCGAGGTGTTGGAGATATTGGTTTGAACTCTGAACAGAATGAAGGATGGGAAGTGTATGCTAGGAAGCCCAAGAACAAGGGTGGAAGCAGTGCTGGGAAGCAATGGGCTCCTCAGAATCCTAGTCCAAAAGCTTGGGGAAACCAGAATACTAAAGCTTGGGGTCATCCAGATGTTGGTAAGAAATCGGGAACGCGTAACAATGCTGGATCAGGGCGGGGTTCTGGAAATAACTGGTCTACACCTAGTGATCCTCAAAAACTTGCAAGGCCGCATCTATATGATGGAGGTTTCCCATCATCTGCTCCAGTTCCTCCTGCTCTGAAGAATGGTTGGGATTGGTCTTCTAGAGTAGCCTCAGCTCATCCCAAGGATAATTCCCAggttgctgctgctgctgatGATGATAAGGCCAGTGAACATGATGCTGAGGATAATGAATTGGATTTTCTTGATGAAAGTGATGATGACCTTCACAGTGATGACTTTGATTCAGATGTGGGTGAAATGAGTTATGAGACACGCAAGAAAAATCCTTGGTTCAATCAACTTTTTCACTCTCTTGACAGTTTGACTGTCACTGAGATCAATGAGCCTGAACGACAGTGGCACTGCCCTGCATGCAAAGGTGGTCCAGGCGCAATTGAATGGTTTACAGGGTTGCAATCATTGATGACCCATGCAAAAACGAAAGGATTAAGGGTTAAAATACACAGAGAACTTGCTGAACTTTTGGAGGAAGAGCTTCGTCAGAGAGGTACTTCTGTTGTACCTCCAGGTGAAGTGTATGGAAGATGGGGTGGCATGGAATTTAAAGATAAAGAAATTGTGTGGCCACCAATGGTGATTATCATGAACACAAGGCTTGATAAAGATGAAAACGATAAG TGGATTGGAATGGGGAATCAGGAGCTGCTTGAGTATTTTAGCTCTTATGCTGCTGTCAAGGCTCGACATTCATACGGTCCACAAGGCCATCGTGGCATGAGTTTGTTGATTTTTGAGGCCTCTGCAGTGGGATACATTGAGGCTGATCGTCTCAGTGAGCATTTTTCTGAAAATGGAAGAAATAGAGATGCATGGGAACGTCGTTCAGCCCGCTTTTATCCTGGGGGGAAACGTCTGCTCTATGGTTACATGGCAGATAAAAAAGACATAGATAACTTCAATCAGCATTCAGCTG GGAAATCAAAGTTGAAGTTTGAGATGCGGTCATACAAAGAAGCTGTTTGGAATCCAGCCAAACAGATGAGGGAAGATAATCAACAACTAATATGGTTCAAGAACAAAGCTGCTAAACACCAAATGCAGGCTAAAGCTCTTGAAGAGTCTCTCAGTTTGGTGAGTGAAAAACACCGTCAGACATTGGAAGAGAACAAGATAGTCAGATTGAAAACAAAGATGCACCATGAACAGATCAAGGAAGAG ATGGAGTTTCAAGAACAGTTCTTCAAGGATCAGATCAAAATAATTCATGATGCCAGGACTGCCAGGGAGGACAATTTTGAAAAGACACAGCAGGAGCAGCGTGAGATGGTTAAACAATCTAATGCCAATACTGCCTCGGTTGAGGATCATCGGGTCAG GGCAGAGAAAGTTGCCAAATTTATCAAACTCCAGGACAAGGAAATGGAGGAGTTTGTGGAAGAGAGGGAGAATCTGATGCGAACTCATGACGATAGGATAGCTGCATTGAGACGCAAATACTGGGAAGAGGAGGTTGAACTTGAAAGGAAATTTGACCTTGAACTGTCTAAACTGATGGAGAAGTACTCTCCGAAGCAATCAGATGAGGTCAATAGCAGTGGCACCATGTGA